The Toxotes jaculatrix isolate fToxJac2 chromosome 14, fToxJac2.pri, whole genome shotgun sequence genome window below encodes:
- the dusp22b gene encoding dual specificity protein phosphatase 22-B, which yields MGNGINKVLPDLYLGNFKDARDREQLARNNITHILSIHDSASPILQEMTYLCISAADLPTQNLTQHFKQSIMFMHESRLKGEGCLVHCLAGVSRSVTLVVAYIMTVTGLGWQEALAAVRVVRPCAGPNLGFQRQLQEFEATQADEFREWLRKEYKDNPFNDEADLRDLLNRASRVSGEEVKKHVSTPPGGI from the exons ATGGGTAATGGCATCAATAAG GTCCTGCCTGACTTATACTTGGGAAATTTcaaag ATGCAAGAGACCGAGAGCAGTTAGCCAGAAACAACATCACTCACATCCTGTCCATTCATGACAGTGCATCTCCTATCCTCCAG GAGATGACCTATCTCTGCATTTCAGCAGCTGACCTGCCCACACAAAACCT GACTCAGCACTTTAAACAAAGTATCATGTTCATGCACGAGTCCCGCCTCAAGGGAGAGGGCTGCCTCGTTCACTG TTTGGCAGGTGTGTCCCGCAGTGTCACCCTGGTAGTAGCTTACATTATGACAGTGACAGGACTGGGCTGGCAGGAGGCGCTGGCTGCAGTGAGAGTGGTCCGACCTTGTGCCGGCCCCAACCTGGGCTTTCAGCGCCAGCTCCAGGAGTTCGAGGCTACTCAAGCTGATGAG TTCAGAGAATGGCTACGGAAGGAATATAAGGACAACCCCTTCAATGATGAGGCTGATCTACGTGACTTGCTCAACAGGGCGTCCAGAGTCAGTGGTGAAGAGGTGAAAAAACATGTATCTACCCCACCTGGAGGAATCTGA
- the ripk1l gene encoding receptor-interacting serine/threonine-protein kinase 1: protein MATAPQHSLQMSSTDLIKKEPLDYGGFGDVYLCYHVTLGQVVLKTLYTGSIRNEECKRSLLMEGNIMASLNHERVVKLLGVIMEDRDCSLVMELIPRGNLLVMLKTVSVPVSIKGRIILEILEGMVYLTEKNVIHKDIKPENILVDKDFHIKIADLGLATYKTWSKLTKEESRRKSRIGQSGGARGAGTLSYMAPEHLESIHTASTEKSDVYSFAIVVWVILTGEEPYANARSEDQISQCVRNGDRPAENLIPDDTPEEIIQLMRRCWSQNPQKRPTFKEGYNSFLPFYVEKLEPHVEEDLRHLRKSYEGPDELVEKMRSLSLTYECFADCPAPLVSSDRNVSVPVEASIEDMHDIQCEPLLESIQTDAKVVNSPPALDEKLHRELEYHKYGSYNCENQVDPTNRYHHSNTNPFLQNHSSASDHTVRQPEPDKPAVSSVQSWAKPEPAQSTSQDEGWNRPYTGLYESMNSSLSMPAHFSMSASTPSLPQFTQLHPHSHYDRQQSWPVYPVSDTSAPDIAPGHLMSTSKSSLSQDPASVFIQNARGIQIGSNNTLTIRAYESAQSSLSTSANSLASYLIKDGIQKYEDHSVTEQHLDLVRDNIGTKWKRCARALGLTPVEIQTIEHDCYRDGLPEMVHQMLEQWKMKEGSIGCTIGKLCRALSGNTKVDVIQKILDSCGSSPSIS, encoded by the exons ATGGCCACCGCGCCGCAGCATTCACTTCAAATGAGTTCGACCGATCTCATAAAAAAAGAACCCCTGGACTACGGAGGATTTGGAGATGTTTACCTGTGCTACCATGTAACCCTCGGCCAGGTGGTGTTGAAGACTCTGTATACGGGCTCTATTCGCAACGA GGAGTGTAAAAGGTCATTGCTGATGGAGGGGAACATCATGGCAAGTCTGAACCATGAGCGAGTGGTCAAGTTGCTGGGGGTGATCATGGAGGACAGAGACTGCTCACTAGTCATGGAACTCATCCCCAGAGGCAACCTCTTGGTCATGCTAAAAACG GTGTCTGTGCCAGTATCCATCAAGGGCAGAAtcattttagagattttggAAGGGATGGTGTACCtcacagagaaaaatgtcatACATAAGGACATTAAGCCAGAAAACATTTTAGTGGACAAGGATTTTCACATCAAG ATTGCAGACCTAGGCCTGGCCACCTACAAGACATGGAGCAAACTCACAAAAGAGGAGTCTCGCAGGAAGAGTCGTATAGGCCAGTCTGGTGGGGCAAGGGGTGCCGGTACACTGAGCTACATGGCTCCTGAGCACCTGGAGAGTATACATACAGCCTCCACTGAGAAGTCTGATGTCTACAGCTTTGCCATCGTGGTTTGGGTCATTCTCACAGGGGAAGAACCATACGCAA ATGCCAGGAGTGAAGACCAGATCAGCCAGTGTGTTCGTAATGGTGACCGGCCAGCAGAGAACCTTATTCCAGACGATACACCTGAAGAAATAATTCAGCTGATGAGGAGATGCTGGAGTCAGAATCCGCAAAAACGACCAACATTTAAGG AGGGCTACAACTCATTCCTTCCTTTCTATGTGGAAAAGCTTGAACCACACGTAGAGGAAGATTTACGTCATCTGAgg AAATCATATGAAGGCCCAGATGAACTTGTTGAGAAGATGAGATCTTTGTCATTGACCTATGAATGTTTTGCAG ATTGCCCAGCTCCTTTGGTGAGTTCAGACAGAAATGTATCTGTGCCAGTCGAAGCCAGTATTGAGGACATGCATGACATCCAATGTGAGCCATTGTTGGAGTCCATTCAGACAGATGCCAAGGTAGTTAACAGCCCTCCAGCTTTGGATGAGAAACTGCATCGGGAACTTGAGTACCACAAATATGGTAGCTATAACTGCGAGAACCAGGTTGACCCTACCAACCGCTAccatcacagcaacacaaatcCTTTCCTGCAAAACCATTCCAGTGCTTCAGATCATACTGTAAGGCAACCAGAACCAGACAAACCTGCTGTATCCTCTGTCCAATCCTGGGCTAAACCTGAGCCAGCGCAGTCCACCAGCCAGGATGAGGGGTGGAATCGCCCTTATACTGGTCTCTATGAGTCCATGAACTCTTCCTTATCTATGCCAGCCCATTTTTCAATGTCTGCCAGCACTCCTTCACTTCCACAGTTTACCCAGCTACATCCACATTCCCACTATGACCGTCAGCAGTCTTGGCCAGTTTACCCAGTGTCTGACACATCTGCTCCTGACATTGCTCCTGGGCATCTCATGAGCACTTCCAAGAGCAGCTTGTCACAAGATCCAG catctgttttcattcagaatGCCAGAGGGATCCAGATTGGAAGCAACAACACACTGACTATCAGAGCTTACGAGTCGGCCCAGAGTTCACTATCCACATCTGCTAACAGCTTGGCTAGCTATCTCATCAAAGATGGCATTCAGAAATATG AGGACCATTCTGTGACTGAGCAGCACCTGGATCTGGTGAGGGACAACATTGGGACCAAATGGAAGCGCTGTGCACGGGCCCTGGGTCTGACCCCTGTGGAAATACAGACCATAGAGCACGACTGCTACCGTGACGGCCTGCCAGAGATGGTGCATCAAATGCTGGAGCAGTGGAAAATGAAGGAGGGAAGTATTGGCTGTACCATCGGGAAGCTTTGTCGAGCTCTGTCAGGAAATACAAAGGTAGATGTCATCCAGAAAATACTGGACAGCTGCGGTTCTTCTCCCTCGATCTCATAA